The Mytilus galloprovincialis chromosome 3, xbMytGall1.hap1.1, whole genome shotgun sequence genomic interval TGCTCAACAGATGATACTCGTCGTGATGCTCATGTTATTAAAAAcacggtaaaaagtctaatttggtagatCACATTAATGAATAGGGAAGCGGATTAAAGTTACGACATaaaaaacatatccgatatcatctgtgaaacggttattcaataacggccAACAAATGGATTTGTTAAAGATAATGAACTGAGACCTACTGTGAAGGACACCACATTGCTGAGAAGGATACATGTTACGTTTTCTGACTATTTAGTAAATAAATATGCATTTGTAAACATTTCAAGGTCTGGGGAACCAAGACCAACCGTTCAAATATTAACAAAAGCGTTGTCATATTGATTGTCACTACACGATCCGTctatcactggtggtaagcggatggtcgtaactaaaagttatgaccatccggagatgggagacaactctagggataagtttttcttttccgattttcgtgcagtaaaatgttcatttgagtcaaaccgcttgtctcatacatactatTCGGTGGTTCGGagatattgaaaccaaatttgatgcattaaaacattccaattttcgtgaaatagtcattcaaatttctcaaaagcggagaattcattttaaaacaagaaacacagcCTTGGTTATGATAATTcttagttagaaataaaaagcacgaaatgtatcaaatcatttttaattacaaaataaattattttaaggAAAGGCATTTTTAGTAAAATGGACATCAAatgaaataacagtatcctggttttttttcttatttagatTTTGCAtctttgttaaaaataaacattgtaaaaactttttgaggatgtactactagttgattttttttaaaatctacaatttaagaTTGATACATTAAGTCGAAAGAGCATTAGTAAGGAGTCAAAATAATCTAAAAGTTgatattgataggttatgaagGTCGTTATCTAGACTAGACCATTCCCGCGAATTCGCAGGTCCGTACCTGAGTTAAAGAACATACGCTTTAtttttagcctggatttttagaaGTCATTTTGTTATTTGGTGAAATCAAGCTGATAATAAGGTGGACAGTTATGTCCATTTCGAAGTCCATGAGTAGCGTGTAgccattcatacaatataaacatataacctACACATAATGTTCAATCTGCATACCGTGGGGTttgtatgtgatagttgccgcagtacatttagttctacctaAGTCTCTGACATATTAGCTTAAGTCTGGCTTCAAactagtattttattttactcttaaaGTCAGCGCGTGTAgaagtgtaaaatatatatatcaacaatattccTACTTTCGAGAGATTAATACAATTTTCATTGCGACACAATGGATTCAGTTTTCATTCCGTACCAATACTTAGaactaatatcaatgatataccgcTATATATAATCGTTATGTAATCGATAAACAATAGACAGCACGTTAAAAAatcctgggttgagttcaatatcgtagctgctacgtagctgctatcaatatctatgtagcaactagtctatagctacacgttcaatagtcaaaatctacgtagcactatacctagctgctacgatattgaactcaacccaggacTCCGAAGTGTATTTGTGGATTTAATTTCCGCATGAACCACctaaagccgaatatttgaaggccTATAGTTTATAAGaactgcaatagctgattaaaagttaacgatgattgttcagaattgtacgtttaataatttcatctgccgacatgattgcagaaaaaaaatctaaaaataaaaaaaaaatatgagggaACACACgtgtatttgataattttatgccctaacgtacagtaaaaaaatattaatactcaACCCAAACATACTTTTTTGCTTAATGCGAGTTGACAGTTTTCACTGTTCCTCCTAAATGATGAGCGTTTTGAATGCATCAGAACTGTGTGTGTTTAATAATTCTCTAGCTTAATTTCTGCATACTATTATCATGGTAACAAAAATTATTGTTTGTAACAAATCATGTATGACATCTGAgtttattacttttacttttaaaatacattaataaaagtttgtctaaatactcgagttacggtcatctttcaaagttacgaccatcatccaaaatattATAGTTGAATTTAAGACCATCACacatttaaagttacgaccatcatgcatGCTCCAacttttgaatgactattttacgaaaattggaatgattttgtctatcaaatttggtttcaatatcaacgcactcaCGATAAGTGTATATGAGACCAGCGGTTtggctcaaatgaaccttttactgcacgaaaatatgaaaagaaaaacttatccctagagttgtctctcatctccggatggtcgtaacttttagttacgaccatccgcttaccaccagtggtCTATAGGTTACATTTCTGTGAATATCGACAATGCATTTGCCCCTAGGAACTCCCTTTAcgactaaaactgtaccactttaattcagaaattttgattaataaaaaaaaatcctatcctAGAATAAAAAGTTCATATGCATCAATTTTTTTCCAAAGGTCAACATATAGGGCTTtatggcatattttcaacgtttatatgcctcgAACTTCTctgagtttaaacttacactacaTGTCTTAACTACTCATATCTCGACTGTATGGTTACACcatattcaaatataaacaatctaCTCATtcatatttactggtaacattcccaaggtaAGTCTCTATGAGATGCAACATAGAAATCATTACTTAGAACCAGCATGTAAACAAAactaattatctatgaatattctatatcTCTCAAAAAGAgtcgtggtttgagaaacagctgcaTTTACAGAGTGCAATCTTTAATTTATGTCATGTTGAAACTTCTAAATACATTTTTCTGGTGTTGATTACTTCTCTTTTGTACATTCTGATAGATACCAAAATGGAACCCTGAAAAccgagacaaaataaaatgacttaTAGCTATCCTTACGATCATCACAACGTTTCTTTTTctaacaaaaaatgcatttttcaattATGTGCAAACAATTTTACCGCATGTTTCTTCCCGATAAAGAATATAACTCCCGAAATAAGGCAGACGACTGTGGCAGGATTTAGCTTAACAGCGATAGTAAATATCTTTaccgcaataaattataaaactgtGGTCAAAAGTAAAATTCTTAAAAACTCTTTCTTTGCCTTACAGCGATAAAAAGAACAATTTTACCTAATCAGGTAGAATTCTGAAGTTAGGTGTTGGGATAAAGTATCATAAACCCTAACCTGACGCTTCcaaattgtgattttgaaaagttcgtgaaaaaaaaataatttcgaaaatccaatcggttacccctTAGCCGTACTCGTTTCAAGACAAGTAAAGCctttaatataaacaattttagcaAATTTGGGGTTTTAGAAAGGATTGAGGTTTAAGTTTGGTTTATTGATAATGTTAGGGTTTGGGTTTTGTCAAAAGATGAGTTGGGGGATATACATAAATGGCAGAATATATTATGACTGGTAAAGCTTGTGTGTAAATATATAGAGTTAGGGTTACGGTTATGGTAAGGCAGAACTTTTTTCCCAAATATATGCTAAGTACAGTGTGCTTGTGAATTCAGTTTTCCAACAAGTGTTAAATGGATTCGAATAAAAATAGCGTATTACAGTTTACTACTTGcattccaaaaagtaaaaaaagcacTCTGAAGACGAGACGGTATTGTATCACTAAAGATAATAGGCGTACTTTCCGACCCAACTGAAGAAGCGTTTTTGTTAGAGTGAAGCCTAATCCCGATATTAATCCCAACTCCGAaaatacaaaagataaagactcaCGGTCCTCTTCATAGACTTGCtagtccaaaaaaaaaacaccatggaACCGATCAGACAATATGATCGTGTTGAAATGTGGGAGAGATTGACTGCAAAAATTAAATGGGTAGCCCTGACCTCAACTgcgaaaaaataaaaatctgcGATTTGATCGTCGAAAAATATTGTACTAATGGgtgatataattaaattttaaatgtaatcATATTTGGATTGGGAATATActagttttattaaaaaaaattgaacacaaCTTCCGTcgcaactacaatcccctttcttttcaggaatgtgacctaccgaattagactattttccggatttgttatcacataagcaataaGACTGGtaccacatatggagcaggatctgcttacccttcttgaACAACTGCGACCAACCCTTGtttttgaagacctgttggtgacctttgctgttttctgttctatggtcgggttgttgtcccatttccattctccatttttttatttgattgggttcgtgttgctaattcgtcagttttctatgtcgtgtcatgtgttttattgtttgtctgtttgtcttttttcatttttagcccggcgttgtcagtttactttcgatttatgagtttgactgtccctttggtatatttcgtccctctttcaaacaATGTTTTATTGGTATGAATACTATAGTGCTACTGTCTGTTTACATTATAGGGTTAACCATGGTTTTAGGTAGCACAAATTAGAATACAAAAGGTTTATAATCTCTTATAAAACAAATACCTTACGATCTTTAAGCTGACGTGTTTCAGCATATACACTACAGTTCATGTGAAACTTGCCCTTCAGTTACAGGACTCCAACTATTTGGGTtgatttaatatacatgtagaagtaagcaatgaatgtggttgttaaatttgatatatgatttttttgtaaatttttgttaaatatttatttgtttttgttcttattgCGATTGTGTCACggttttacctattatgtctgttttattcccgcatcgttataaatataatgCGACTGTagtacaagtgaaaggtttagcgctatataCCGGGtgcaatccactattttctacatttataaatgcctgtaccgagtcaggaatatgacagttgttgtccattaaaacaatgtgttttatcatttgattttgtcatttgattagggactttccgttttgagttttcctcggagtttaatagttttgttattttacgttttacTTAATAACTTACTAAGTCTTTAGTGTTtcatgttgtttcttgtgtacaatttttaggtctgttgttttttgttcattttaagccattttgTTGTCCGTAGTCAATGTTGATGAAAAAAACCTTGTTTGATATTAAATTGCAAGTAATTTTTACAGGGAAAAAACTAATTAAGGTATGTTTAAGAGCATGTATGTTTCGTTCATCAATGTATTGTATTATGTACATTTTGTAGGTAAGTAGGTAAGTAGCAGTATATTTTGATGTGACTGACTCTGAATTAATTGAAAACTAACAAGCTAGAATATTCACATATAGTTGATTTATTCAAACATAGATATCgaaatttattttatcatcatCTGTTTTAAGGTTACACAAATTACCCTATTTTCCATTGTACAGCACAAACAGAGCGATATCGTAAAAAAACAGCAAACTTatacaaaaaaactttaacaaaactgttttatttacaCTATGGTACAGCCGAAGAGTAAATTCTTCGCTCAACATTTTGGACTTCTAACATTTTTCCTCTCTTTCTTGTCCTCTGACCTGTAAAAAAGATATGAAATGTTACAAATGCATTACACTATAAAACATTGCATAACAATTTTCAATAATGTGGTCAATTGAATGAAATGTTAAGAGAGTTACAAATGAGGCAAAACTTCATTGTTAGACATACAAATCTATATTTCagtataaaacatacattttcaagtgtttgaatttatctttttttttgttttacgaaaaattattacacgtgtaatacacaataaataatcCATACCATTTTTCAATAATGtacttaattttaaattttaaaattaaatttaaaaaaattaaaaaatgtacgcaATTGTTTTCCATGACACATACAATCCTATATTTTAGCATAAAGCATACCTTTTCAAGTTTTTGACTTTATCTTTCAGCTGCTTTATTGAAAATTCGTCCTCAATCCATATACTCAAGCGCTCACCAGTCAGTTTTAAGTTCTGCATTACATGATCGGCTGACGACCAGGTTGGATTGCAATTACTATTGTACTTTATTATGTATGTTGTTTGTTCATCTGTGAAATGTCCTGAAATTAAAGTCAAATGGgaattattttatcataaatgataGCAACATTACGCAAATGAAATTAATATAGATAGAAATCACAACCACGACATAAAGTACCTACACCTTATTGTTAGCCTGGTTTGTATTTTCGTATTGGTTTTTGATCATGCCATGCTGATAATAAGGTGGAAAATTTCATCTGCTTTCAAAATTAATCTGTTTGAGTACGTACTGATTTACTAACAATAATTGGCAATTATTAGATATAAATATTTGATCAATGAGTAGATGTAGTAGTGTCAACGTCTGTGTACTGTTGAAGTATAGGTGATGACGCGTGTAAATAACAAATCTCAAATAATACACAGTTTAGTGGTGTTCCTGACAGATTAGTTTACTGGTATAAATAGTTTTGGGattggtatcggattcgacctgGAACATGTGATTTTTTTCCCAATGATAACTATGTAAACAACTTGAGGGCATTATGTGTCATTATTTCTATTGATAATAAATAAAGATGATTTCTTGAATTGTCTTTTATAAGTCATGCCCGCTATCAAGTTGCCACTCATTCTTTTATTGGTATAGATGGCTATTGGCATATGCTTTTGTATTATATAACAAACATACCTTTAGATTTGATCTTTGACTTCGATGAACTTGGTTTAGATGGTGTTTGGCTCGGGGTAAACAATTTCGCTTTTACACTCATAGTGCCtgacaaaaaaatatgttggTTCATTTACTGATTGTTTCTTACCTTACGCAAACATCTGCTGACGATTATAATCCTTGTACGATCTTCCATTCATATTTGATCGTATTTACAAACGCATTTGTTTCCTTGTTAATTttagtctttttaaaaaaataattaaggaaCAAATACATAACATCTGGTTATATCAATACCAACAATCCtatacattttttcttttttttgtgttgaaatgGTACTGTATGGCAATTACAAGGCATTGTTGAACACTACACTTGATTTTAAATGTCTTAAAAACATATTTTGCCACAAATGCATGTGTCATCTTGTTTAATGAAATGCTTTGTAATTATTATGTCATCATTACCTTAATTTCCCATTAATaaacttataaattatataataatagtGATTACAAGTCGTTAACGATGAAACTACAAGATAACAAACCTTCCTTTACAAATTCTTTCTTGTCTGTTTGACAGAAGTTATGTTTGGTCAGCGGAAtcacaaaacaaaagatttttcgatattttttgGTTTAAACATTCTAAGATAAATTAGTAGTTTAGATAATTTGACCAATATACTCTAGTTTGTTTTACATACCAGTTGCTTTGGGTGTGTCGGACTGTtcctttgtttttaatttctgtaattTGTGTGACTCTGTGAATACAAATTAGCAGTTAATTATCGGGAATTGTCATTTACAAATGCAATGACCAATTAtcagttttatcaaatttattgaagttctagtaaaaagtaaaatcacaaaatactgaacacaAAGCAAAATTCAAACCCGAAAATCCCTAATCAAGTTGCAAAaccaaaagctctaacacatcgAATGAATGGATTTAGGATGTCtgtatactattgtttttctgtttgtctttttcatttttagccatggcgttgtcagtttgttttagatttatgagtttgactgtccctttggtatctttcgtccctctttgaaaTCAATTACTAATGTTATGCAGTACGATTTGTCCAGACGATTGCACTAAATCATGTGATTAAGCACGTTTTGGTTTTATATTCTGACCATAGAATCGTAAATGTATTGTTTCAAAAATTATTAGCTTTTTCTATTATACGTACTTTGCAGTTCATCAAACACCTGTGTCAAGCTTTTTCCTAAAAAACACAaatagaaaatgttgtttttcaaTGTTGCTATCTACACATTACATGCAATTCAAAACACAATTCGCGCACCTAAATAgtcaattataatatatattcttACTTTTTGGCTTGCCTTTGTCCGGAAGTATTGGTTCTAGTGGACTGTTTTCTCTTGGCGAAATGGTATGCTTTGAAGGAGGTGTCCAATTCACTGGTTCCATAAATAACATTTCCATCTCTGTTGAAGGTAAAGTAGACTaggttataaaatataaaacttgaaGATACATGTTAAAAGTATGCAAGGAAATACATTTGATATACACACATTTCTCCCAAAACTGCTCTCCAAACATACTGTCTCTAAAAAAAGAGAATGTTGGTCAACTCATGAGTTCGATtcactcgtgtatgtaacaacgtatttgatttgACCAAAAGAAATCTAATAACTGCAAACATTTACTACATTTCATAATCGGTTATTATCACATTTATTCTGATATCAATTGTTAGCGTTTTATGGGTTGTGTTTTTCACCTATATATTAGGATGGTTTTACAAAACCCATAAACGGAGATTGTACTTAATTGTCATAGATTGAAGACATATCCCTAACTCTAAGCACAACCCTCACCCTAATCTTTCATCAATGTTAATTGCGATCTTAAGCTttcatgtcagtaactgctagtagtctgctcaATGTCCTCTTTTACCTATTCTGAAATCCATCTCGAACatcttttttaatagttttttctGTGCGTATTTCTATTTGCCTTGGCTAGATATTCAgagagggttgatatctcacagTACACGTTGACCAAGCCGCATATTTACGCCTgttccaagttaggagcctcATATTTTTGCTAGTTTTGCtagttttttattttaatttgttcatCAATATGTTTCAGAGTTAGATGTGGAGCCCTTCTTTATTCAACTAGATTCCatatcacatttttgtttaatggccAGGTCAAGCTTATTCCAGTGCTGTATTTTCTCGTTTTGGGGGGAAGTCTAATAGATAtgcttgggctgttttctgctctttggtttggttgttgactctttgacgAATACGTTGACGAATAggccgtttccattctcaatttgccTGGAAATAACGATATAGTTTAGCAAAGGAAGGTAGATCTATATAATATTATAAGTTTTACCTGCTCCATCTGTCTGTTTCTGTTCTATTTCTATGTCTACATCATCGATCTCAATCGTATCATCCTTAGCTTCCTCTTCATGAATATCACTATGATCACTGCTGTCTTGTTCAGAATCATTCTCCTCACTTTGTTCGTGTTCAATGTTTCCTTGGTAATGCATGATGTATTGACTATCTTTATCCTCATCTGATGTCGTGTCAGCCCTCTGCGTGTCTTTTTGCCCGCTGCTCTCAGTTTTAATATTTGCTGTTCAAAAAGATCTGCAATATTATCAAACACGAAAACAGCTTCGATATCAACAACATAAGCAATTAACTAGCTATAATAGTAATTTCTATAAGTGAACTTCTGAGCAATAGCCTGTTGAGTTGTGGATTCTCTATATAACTTTATATCTACATTTTTATCAAAGGTCTATTTCCTTGAGAAACGTTAAGAAATGAATGTAGTGATACAAAAAGATATTTACCGTTCATAAGATCTGTAATCATTGCTCTCAATTCCATGTTCCCTTTCGTTACTTCTGCTTTCAATTCGTCCACCTTCAAGCTGTTTAACAATGCTTTCAATTCcatgttttcttttcttatttccGCCTTTAATTCATCTGTCTGAAAGTaataaaactatgttttattCTGTTATTTCATCTGATTTCGAATTGAATGATATGAATCTGATACAAGAAGTAATGTGCATTTTATAGTTAAAATAAAACTGGAATTAAATTGCCTATATTAAAAGATTCATTTGAGTTTTTAAGAAAACCTTCAGAAGGACGGACAGACCCCAGTGTAAAGCAATACAAATTACAATCTAGTATAGAAAGTAAACGAAGTGTGCACATTTACTGAATAAAATTTCTGTTCATTTAAAGGTCAGATATTTATATGAAACACGCGAAAATCGATTATTTTGTAATGTTCTCAGTATATATTCGTTTTATTTCTCAATTCAGTTTATCCGCCTCTAAATGGTCCAGTTGTTTATATTGTGTCATTGtatcttatattttatattatgattgaATTATAATTTTGCCTTTGCGTCCGCAATATATAATGagtacaaaattgaaaacaacacgttggATTATATCTTACGTCCGACGCTCTTTTCTGGATTTagcttcaccaggaacgctcaaagccaaacatttgaaatccgaagataaATAAGTAGCGAAAATTGTTGaacagctatatgtcaaaaatacctaaaataaatagctaaattcagctaaagccaactttgcctgcgGGAGTTTTTACCTTAGTTTCATATTAATTTTAGACTACATAACAATTCTTAATATTTGTATTGAGTTATTTCCTTGTTTTACTCACCATTTGTGTCATCTGTATTTTCATCCAATTATCCATTTctgaaatcaaacaagaaatataaatgtaaaaaataatgtcatagaTACGGTAAGTtgacaatgaaatattttatacagttgacaatgaaatattttatacatgtcAACGTTTGAATGCAACTGTAAAATTTGCAGTCGTGCCGATTATTGATAAAGAAAACAGATGAATACAATTCCACTTAAACTAATAGgcagacaaacagacagataTGATATAAGCAGATCatctcatttttcattttataaaatacatgtattttaaaactgtctttaaaaaaatccaatgaataaatgatttttttgttgatttaaggtagcacaatacaaagatttttcatccccgaTCTGACATCGTTAAAAAAGAGgcacgaaaaataccaaagggacagtcaaactcataaatctaagacaaactgacaacgccatggctaaaaataaaaaaaaaacaaacaaacaacagcacacatgacacaacacagaaaactaaagagtaaagttaaactgatgtaattccactcatctctctttaaattttataaatgaggtaccaaaagaaagacgAAGGATtagtctttcaaattgtgataatttcattatgacataattattacataattaattgttatgtaattaaatGCCATATtgttatgtccatacttgaatgaattagcttctttgttatttatagcatcccaaaatattttatagattcttgcacaacacagtttgacctccaaaacagtgtctcagatttttcctattgtatgtcaacctctcataaatcttcaatgaagtttgcaacatcaattcataagggACCAcgaaattcaattgggtataaaatttgttctattgatgtttttggaaatctgagacacggttttggaggtcaagctgtgttgtactagaatctataaaatatttaggGATGCTAAaaaaacaaagacgctaaattcattcaagtatggacatcacaatagaGCAATTAatgacataataattaattatgcaataattatgttatgatgaaattctcacaatttgaaagattaatctttcttctttcttttggtacctcatttataaaatataaagaaggatgaaatgaattacatcagtttaaagttgtctagctgggagtgaaaaaatctttgtattgtgctaccttaactacCCTTTTTTGAAAGTATACGTTCCTCTTATTTAATATAGGGTGTCACACATGTcaattctttttgttttgttttgattcatTATGTTTTGTGTTTCCCAAAggaaatacaattttcaataaaacattaattatttAAGTATTCAATGACAATCATGACATTAATGTATACAactggattttgattggttgataccCAGTGTATGtgtcaccaatttactgttaacaaatgaatatcgttcatttggAGACGCCACCGGGGTTTATGCATAAAGGAAATGCCTTTTTTACcatctctgccgtggtatttgccaaaaaatacgcttttttatatagattagaccgttgtttttcccgtttgaatggttttacactagtaattttaagTCGCTTTATAGTTTGTTGCTTCGGTGTGAGCCAcagctccttgttgaaggccgtacatttatGCCCCTTCCTaacatgatatatttgtttaatacttTATAACATACATAAAAgggtataacatgtatacataACACTGAACACGTTTTTTCAAGCATTTTTGTGTTTcccaaaataattcaaataacaattcaaataattcatcatttaggtattaaaaaaaaccaatgttaATCATACCAGTAGTGGAAAATGAAAGATCATTTTTTTCCCACCATTTATTAAGTTCAAAGTACtcgaaaagaaaacaaatatcatcCAGTTTATAcaaatcatcatttaaaaaaatacggTTGT includes:
- the LOC143066279 gene encoding uncharacterized protein LOC143066279 gives rise to the protein MDNWMKIQMTQMTDELKAEIRKENMELKALLNSLKVDELKAEVTKGNMELRAMITDLMNANIKTESSGQKDTQRADTTSDEDKDSQYIMHYQGNIEHEQSEENDSEQDSSDHSDIHEEEAKDDTIEIDDVDIEIEQKQTDGAEMEMLFMEPVNWTPPSKHTISPRENSPLEPILPDKGKPKRKSLTQVFDELQKSHKLQKLKTKEQSDTPKATGTMSVKAKLFTPSQTPSKPSSSKSKIKSKGHFTDEQTTYIIKYNSNCNPTWSSADHVMQNLKLTGERLSIWIEDEFSIKQLKDKVKNLKRSEDKKERKNVRSPKC